From Streptomyces durmitorensis, a single genomic window includes:
- a CDS encoding succinate dehydrogenase hydrophobic membrane anchor subunit, with protein MSDTTLDKAGVGPVEGASLYDVDNPAPLIEAPRKRTSKTPRSTRGNFEMAAWLFMRLSGVVLVVLVLGHLLIQLVLDGGVSKIGFAFVAGRWASPFWQVWDLLMLWLAMLHGANGLRTVINDYAERPNTRLWLKGLLYTATVFTILLGTLVIFTFDPNIR; from the coding sequence ATGTCCGACACCACGCTCGACAAAGCCGGAGTGGGTCCCGTCGAAGGCGCCTCGCTGTACGACGTAGACAACCCGGCTCCCCTCATCGAGGCGCCGCGCAAGCGCACCTCCAAGACCCCGCGCTCGACCCGCGGCAACTTCGAGATGGCCGCATGGCTCTTCATGCGGCTGTCCGGCGTCGTCCTGGTCGTCCTCGTCCTCGGCCACCTGCTGATCCAGCTGGTGCTCGACGGCGGTGTCTCGAAGATCGGCTTCGCGTTCGTCGCGGGTCGCTGGGCCTCGCCGTTCTGGCAGGTCTGGGACCTGCTGATGCTGTGGCTCGCGATGCTGCACGGCGCCAACGGCCTGCGCACGGTCATCAACGACTACGCGGAGCGCCCGAACACGCGTCTGTGGCTCAAGGGCCTGCTGTACACCGCCACGGTGTTCACCATCCTTCTGGGCACGCTGGTGATCTTCACCTTCGACCCGAACATCCGCTAA
- the sdhC gene encoding succinate dehydrogenase, cytochrome b556 subunit — MPAGTLYRGREGMWSWVAHRVTGVLIFFFLFVHVLDTALVRVSPEAYDDVVSTYKTPLVALLEYGLVAAILFHALNGLRVIAVDFWSKGPRFQKQMLWTVVGIWVVLMVGALYPVLGHAVREVFGS, encoded by the coding sequence GTGCCGGCTGGAACGCTGTACCGCGGCCGGGAAGGAATGTGGTCCTGGGTGGCTCACCGAGTCACCGGCGTCCTCATCTTCTTCTTCCTGTTCGTGCATGTGCTGGACACCGCTCTCGTCCGCGTCTCCCCGGAGGCGTACGACGATGTCGTCAGCACCTACAAGACGCCCCTCGTCGCACTCCTTGAGTACGGCCTGGTCGCCGCCATCCTCTTCCACGCCCTGAACGGCCTGCGTGTCATCGCCGTCGACTTCTGGTCCAAGGGCCCGCGCTTCCAGAAGCAGATGCTCTGGACCGTCGTGGGTATCTGGGTCGTCCTGATGGTGGGGGCGCTCTACCCGGTCCTCGGCCACGCCGTCCGCGAAGTCTTCGGGAGCTGA
- a CDS encoding 2-oxo-4-hydroxy-4-carboxy-5-ureidoimidazoline decarboxylase, which produces MPPAQEPPLPPHSSPSPPAEPNNTPEQLNTAEPGAAEAALLTCCGSHLWARRLVAHRPYPDLDALLAASDEAAYDLPLADLAEALACEPLRPVAPRQGMYSAADTALRAAHAAYESRFGHVFVICLDDVPPTQALDHLLAGIRARLANDPEEERVLAAEELRKLARGRLTRLVHDLNSPYVPV; this is translated from the coding sequence ATGCCCCCTGCCCAGGAGCCCCCGCTGCCCCCGCACAGTTCACCCAGCCCTCCGGCGGAGCCGAACAACACCCCGGAGCAACTGAACACCGCAGAGCCCGGCGCAGCCGAAGCCGCCCTCCTCACCTGCTGCGGCAGCCACCTCTGGGCCCGCAGGCTCGTCGCCCACCGGCCGTATCCCGACCTGGACGCCCTGCTCGCGGCGTCCGACGAAGCGGCGTACGACCTCCCGCTCGCGGACCTCGCCGAGGCCCTGGCCTGCGAACCTCTGCGTCCGGTCGCCCCCCGGCAGGGCATGTACAGCGCCGCCGACACCGCCTTGCGGGCCGCGCACGCCGCGTACGAGAGCCGGTTCGGTCACGTCTTCGTGATCTGCCTGGACGACGTCCCGCCGACCCAGGCCCTGGACCATCTGCTCGCCGGGATCCGCGCCCGTCTCGCCAACGACCCGGAGGAGGAGCGGGTCCTGGCGGCCGAGGAATTGCGCAAGCTCGCCCGCGGGCGACTCACCCGGCTCGTGCACGACCTGAATAGCCCGTACGTGCCTGTTTGA
- the sdhA gene encoding succinate dehydrogenase flavoprotein subunit has product MKIHKYDTVIVGAGGAGMRAAIEATKRSRTAVLTKLYPTRSHTGAAQGGMAAALANVEEDNWEWHTFDTIKGGDYLVDQDAAEILAKEAIDAVLDLEKMGLPFGRTPKGEIDQRRFGGHSRNHGEAPVRRACYSGDRTGHMILQTLYQNCIKEGVEFFNEFYVLDQLLVEVDGVKKSAGVVAYELATGEIHIFQAKSVVYASGGTGKFFKVTSNAHTLTGDGQAACYRRGLPLEDMEFFQFHPTGIWRMGILLTEGARGEGGILRNKDGERFMEKYAPVMKDLASRDVVSRSIYTEIREGRGCGPEGDHVYLDLTHLPPEQLDAKLPDITEFARTYLGIEPYTDPIPIQPTAHYAMGGIPTNVEGEVLADNTTVVPGLYAAGEVACVSVHGANRLGTNSLLDINVFGKRAGVAAAEYSAKNDFVELPENAEELVVSQVERLRDATGNERVAELRKELQETMDANVMVFRTEQTIKTAVEKIAELRERYLNVSIQDKGRRFNTDLLEAVELGNLLDLAEVMAQSALARKESRGGHYREDFPNRDDVNFMRHTMAYREVGDDGAESIRLDYKPVVQTRYQPMERKY; this is encoded by the coding sequence GTGAAGATTCACAAGTACGACACCGTCATCGTCGGCGCCGGCGGCGCGGGCATGCGCGCGGCCATCGAGGCGACGAAGCGCAGCCGGACCGCGGTCCTGACGAAGCTCTACCCGACCCGCTCCCACACGGGCGCGGCGCAGGGCGGCATGGCCGCCGCGCTCGCCAACGTGGAGGAGGACAACTGGGAGTGGCACACCTTCGACACGATCAAGGGCGGCGACTACCTGGTCGACCAGGACGCCGCCGAGATCCTGGCGAAGGAAGCCATCGACGCCGTTCTCGACCTGGAGAAGATGGGTCTGCCCTTCGGCCGTACGCCCAAGGGTGAGATCGACCAGCGCCGTTTCGGCGGTCACTCCCGCAACCACGGCGAGGCTCCTGTCCGCCGTGCCTGCTACTCGGGCGACCGCACCGGCCACATGATCCTCCAGACGCTGTACCAGAACTGCATCAAGGAGGGCGTGGAGTTCTTCAACGAGTTCTACGTCCTCGACCAGCTCCTCGTCGAGGTCGACGGCGTCAAGAAGAGCGCGGGCGTGGTCGCCTACGAGCTGGCCACCGGCGAGATCCACATCTTCCAGGCGAAGTCCGTGGTCTACGCGTCGGGCGGCACCGGCAAGTTCTTCAAGGTGACGTCGAACGCGCACACGCTGACGGGTGACGGCCAGGCGGCCTGCTACCGCCGCGGTCTGCCGCTGGAGGACATGGAGTTCTTCCAGTTCCACCCGACCGGCATCTGGCGCATGGGCATCCTTCTTACGGAAGGCGCCCGCGGTGAGGGCGGCATCCTCCGTAACAAGGACGGCGAGCGCTTCATGGAGAAGTACGCGCCGGTGATGAAGGACCTCGCGTCGCGAGACGTGGTCTCGCGCTCCATCTACACGGAGATCCGGGAGGGCCGCGGCTGCGGTCCCGAGGGCGACCACGTGTACCTGGACCTGACGCACCTCCCGCCGGAGCAGCTGGACGCGAAGCTTCCCGACATCACGGAGTTCGCTCGCACCTACCTCGGCATCGAGCCCTACACGGACCCGATCCCGATCCAGCCGACCGCGCACTACGCCATGGGCGGCATCCCGACGAACGTCGAGGGTGAGGTCCTCGCGGACAACACCACGGTCGTCCCGGGTCTGTACGCGGCGGGCGAGGTGGCCTGCGTCTCGGTGCACGGCGCCAACCGCCTGGGCACCAACTCGCTCCTGGACATCAACGTCTTCGGCAAGCGGGCGGGTGTCGCCGCCGCGGAGTACTCGGCGAAGAACGACTTCGTCGAACTCCCGGAGAACGCCGAGGAGCTCGTCGTCTCCCAGGTCGAGCGCCTGCGCGACGCCACGGGCAACGAGCGGGTCGCCGAGCTCCGCAAGGAGCTGCAGGAGACCATGGACGCCAACGTCATGGTGTTCCGCACGGAGCAGACGATCAAGACGGCGGTGGAGAAGATCGCGGAGCTCCGCGAGCGCTACCTCAACGTCTCGATCCAGGACAAGGGCAGGCGCTTCAACACCGACCTCCTGGAGGCCGTCGAGCTGGGCAACCTGCTCGACCTGGCCGAGGTCATGGCGCAGTCGGCCCTGGCCCGCAAGGAGTCCCGCGGCGGTCACTACCGCGAGGACTTCCCGAACCGCGACGACGTCAACTTCATGCGCCACACCATGGCGTACCGCGAGGTCGGCGACGACGGCGCCGAGTCGATCCGCCTCGACTACAAGCCTGTCGTCCAGACCCGCTACCAGCCGATGGAGCGTAAGTACTGA
- a CDS encoding DUF4328 domain-containing protein encodes MLCTECQFNTATTSDGLCGVCVIAAAQSQPAPRPGYSFNGHPAHLRSPVGLARATIALLGAVIAADLYSLWAGTVVQDVMDDLLGSGYTVGYGTDLVREAERADTLYSVSGYLQTAALVATCVVFLCWFHRVRVNAEVFEPYIHSKTRGWTVGSWFVPVVNLWFPRRIALDIWDASGDRSVALDRTMTLGDSSARATHPLINGWWTLWVASLLVGRWASSGYWAAEEPDEVDAAVSGLMLADVLDLAAAVMAILFVRRLTRMQDAKAKADPLTVGHVS; translated from the coding sequence ATGCTGTGCACGGAATGTCAGTTCAATACGGCGACGACGTCGGACGGCCTCTGCGGCGTCTGCGTCATCGCGGCCGCGCAGTCGCAGCCGGCGCCTCGCCCCGGGTACTCGTTCAACGGGCATCCCGCTCACCTGCGTTCGCCGGTCGGACTCGCCCGGGCGACCATCGCGCTGCTCGGCGCCGTCATCGCCGCCGACCTGTACTCGCTGTGGGCGGGCACGGTCGTCCAGGACGTGATGGACGATCTGCTCGGCTCGGGCTACACGGTGGGCTACGGGACGGATCTGGTGCGGGAGGCCGAACGGGCCGACACGCTGTACTCCGTCTCCGGCTATCTGCAGACGGCCGCGCTCGTGGCCACCTGCGTCGTCTTCCTCTGCTGGTTCCACCGGGTCCGCGTGAACGCCGAGGTGTTCGAGCCGTACATCCACAGCAAGACCCGCGGCTGGACGGTGGGCAGCTGGTTCGTGCCGGTCGTGAACCTGTGGTTCCCGCGGCGGATCGCGCTGGACATCTGGGACGCGAGCGGCGACCGCTCCGTGGCCCTCGACCGGACGATGACCCTCGGCGACTCCTCGGCGCGCGCCACGCACCCGCTGATCAACGGCTGGTGGACGCTGTGGGTGGCGAGCCTGCTCGTCGGGCGGTGGGCGTCCTCGGGGTACTGGGCCGCGGAGGAGCCCGACGAGGTCGACGCGGCGGTCTCCGGGCTGATGCTCGCGGACGTCCTGGACCTCGCGGCCGCCGTGATGGCGATCCTCTTCGTGCGCCGTCTGACGCGGATGCAGGACGCGAAGGCGAAGGCGGACCCGCTGACGGTCGGGCACGTTTCGTGA
- a CDS encoding succinate dehydrogenase iron-sulfur subunit — translation MATPTLDKEDAKPEAGFADSPYITVTFRIRRFNPEISADATWEDFQVEIDPKERVLDALHKIKWELDGSLTFRRSCAHGICGSDAMRINGRNRLACKTLIKDINPSKPITVEAIKGLTVLKDLVVDMDPFFQAYRDVMPFLVTTGNEPTRERLQSPEDRERFDDTTKCILCAACTSSCPVFWNDGQYFGPAAIVNAHRFIFDSRDEAGEQRLEILNDKDGVWRCRTTFNCTDACPRGIEVTKAIQEVKRALITRRF, via the coding sequence ATGGCAACCCCGACCCTCGACAAGGAAGACGCCAAGCCCGAGGCCGGCTTCGCCGACTCCCCGTACATCACGGTCACCTTCCGCATCCGCCGCTTCAACCCGGAGATCTCGGCGGACGCGACCTGGGAAGACTTCCAGGTGGAGATCGACCCCAAGGAGCGTGTCCTCGACGCCCTCCACAAGATCAAGTGGGAGCTCGACGGGTCGCTGACCTTCCGCCGCTCCTGCGCCCACGGCATCTGCGGCTCGGATGCCATGCGCATCAACGGCCGCAACCGCCTGGCCTGCAAGACCCTGATCAAGGACATCAACCCGTCCAAGCCGATCACGGTCGAGGCCATCAAGGGTCTGACGGTCCTGAAGGACCTGGTCGTCGACATGGACCCGTTCTTCCAGGCATACCGCGACGTCATGCCGTTCCTGGTCACCACCGGCAACGAGCCGACGCGCGAGCGCCTGCAGTCGCCGGAGGACCGCGAGCGGTTCGACGACACGACGAAGTGCATCCTGTGCGCGGCGTGCACGTCCTCGTGCCCGGTCTTCTGGAACGACGGCCAGTACTTCGGCCCCGCGGCGATCGTGAACGCGCACCGCTTCATCTTCGACAGCCGTGACGAAGCGGGCGAGCAGCGCCTCGAAATCCTGAACGACAAGGACGGCGTGTGGCGTTGCCGCACGACGTTCAACTGCACGGACGCGTGCCCGCGTGGCATCGAGGTCACGAAGGCGATCCAGGAAGTGAAGCGCGCGCTGATCACGCGGCGCTTCTGA
- a CDS encoding Uma2 family endonuclease, with protein sequence MSAEAAERPDDDLSGERSLLAGANLLMGRNPGHRVEIIGGQITVTAPPDVAHARALTDLMVPFLAAGLHGIESKVLQGVGLWLPTGAEDYAIPDLVVVDADIDEHLIENNCYDPLSFRLVLEVTSSNYQNDLRAKVTSYAAAEIPVYVIVDRKHGRLHTLMDPSNDEYKTHQAHAPGQLVNLPESIGAKVTLDVTEVLEAGKPVQSGS encoded by the coding sequence ATGTCTGCAGAAGCTGCCGAGCGGCCCGATGACGACCTGTCCGGCGAGCGGTCCCTGCTCGCCGGGGCGAACCTGCTCATGGGTCGCAACCCGGGCCACCGCGTCGAGATCATCGGGGGCCAGATCACGGTGACCGCTCCCCCGGATGTGGCACATGCCCGCGCCCTCACCGACCTCATGGTTCCTTTCCTCGCTGCCGGACTCCACGGGATCGAGAGCAAGGTGCTCCAGGGCGTCGGCCTCTGGCTCCCCACGGGTGCGGAGGATTACGCGATCCCCGACCTCGTCGTCGTCGACGCCGACATCGACGAGCACCTCATCGAGAACAACTGCTACGACCCCCTCTCCTTCCGCCTGGTTCTCGAAGTCACCTCCAGCAACTACCAGAACGACCTTCGGGCGAAGGTCACGTCGTACGCCGCCGCCGAGATCCCGGTCTACGTCATCGTCGACCGCAAGCACGGGCGCCTCCACACCCTCATGGACCCGTCCAACGACGAGTACAAGACGCACCAGGCGCACGCCCCGGGCCAGCTGGTCAACCTCCCCGAGTCGATCGGCGCGAAGGTCACGCTCGACGTGACGGAGGTCCTGGAGGCGGGAAAGCCTGTGCAGAGCGGCAGTTGA
- a CDS encoding beta-N-acetylhexosaminidase, translating into MISRPLAIAAGAVAAGAVALTVAVWPDGGDGGAPANPPSDSKSAVSPTPSPTKSYPLSKAPSTIPAVREHTAARGPGWKPQDGGRVVVGDGDLADEGKLLAGELKLKYAGDADPRKGDVELALTPDKADTSDGRDESYTLSVKGQRVKITAPEEVGVFYGTRTLKQEVRGEGTAPEGVVRDRPAKPQRGFMIDIARKHFDAAWIEDRIRELGDLKYNQLGLHFSDDQAFRIESDSHPEIVSRDHLSKAQVRRILKLAASRHITVVPEIDSPGHLGAVIAAHPSLQLRDTRGIPARGAVDISKPQAAEIVDDLLEEYADLFPGRYWHLGADEYRALTVENPEASYPQLASAAREKYGSDARVQDLATGWLNDRAETMRPYERGLRAWNDGFFRGGVVQADDDLDVAYWTGKEIGAREPVEYLKAGRKVINYNDEYLYYVLGQPNTFRYPTGQRIYEEWTPLVIRGTKPVSAEYDDQILGGSFAVWCDLADSQTQAQVAKGVRMPLRATVQKLWDEREPGLSWGEFVKLADRVG; encoded by the coding sequence GTGATCTCCCGCCCCCTCGCCATCGCCGCCGGCGCGGTGGCCGCCGGAGCCGTTGCGCTGACCGTTGCCGTCTGGCCCGACGGCGGGGACGGTGGCGCGCCCGCGAATCCGCCCTCCGACAGCAAGTCCGCCGTCTCCCCGACCCCCTCGCCCACGAAGTCCTACCCCCTCTCCAAGGCCCCCTCCACCATCCCCGCCGTACGCGAGCACACCGCGGCGCGCGGGCCGGGATGGAAGCCGCAGGACGGCGGGCGCGTGGTCGTCGGTGACGGCGACCTCGCCGACGAGGGGAAGCTGCTCGCCGGGGAGCTGAAGCTCAAGTACGCCGGTGACGCCGACCCCCGCAAGGGCGACGTGGAGCTCGCGCTCACCCCGGACAAGGCCGACACCTCCGACGGCAGGGACGAGTCGTACACCCTCTCCGTGAAGGGGCAGCGGGTGAAGATCACCGCCCCCGAGGAAGTGGGCGTGTTCTACGGGACCCGCACCCTGAAGCAGGAGGTGCGCGGCGAAGGGACCGCGCCCGAAGGCGTCGTGCGCGACCGGCCCGCCAAGCCCCAGCGCGGCTTCATGATCGACATCGCGCGCAAGCACTTCGACGCGGCGTGGATCGAGGACCGGATCCGGGAGCTCGGCGACCTCAAGTACAACCAGCTCGGCCTGCACTTCTCCGACGACCAGGCCTTCCGCATCGAGTCGGACTCGCACCCCGAGATCGTCTCGCGCGACCACCTCAGCAAGGCGCAGGTCCGCCGCATCCTCAAGCTCGCGGCCAGCCGCCACATCACCGTCGTGCCCGAGATCGACTCGCCGGGCCACCTCGGCGCGGTCATCGCCGCGCACCCCTCGCTCCAGCTCCGCGACACCCGTGGCATCCCCGCGCGCGGCGCGGTCGACATCTCCAAGCCGCAGGCCGCGGAGATCGTCGACGATCTGCTCGAGGAGTACGCGGACCTGTTCCCCGGGCGCTACTGGCATCTGGGCGCCGACGAGTACCGCGCCCTGACGGTCGAGAACCCGGAGGCCAGCTATCCGCAGCTGGCCTCCGCCGCCCGCGAGAAGTACGGGTCCGACGCCCGCGTCCAGGACCTCGCGACCGGCTGGCTCAACGACCGGGCCGAGACCATGCGTCCCTACGAGCGCGGGCTCAGGGCCTGGAACGACGGGTTCTTCCGCGGCGGGGTCGTGCAGGCCGACGACGATCTCGACGTCGCGTACTGGACCGGCAAGGAGATCGGGGCGAGGGAGCCGGTCGAGTACCTGAAGGCGGGCCGGAAGGTCATCAACTACAACGACGAGTACCTCTACTACGTCCTCGGCCAGCCCAACACCTTCCGCTATCCCACCGGGCAGCGGATCTACGAGGAGTGGACCCCGCTGGTGATCCGCGGGACGAAGCCGGTGAGCGCGGAGTACGACGACCAGATCCTCGGCGGCTCCTTCGCCGTCTGGTGCGATCTGGCCGACTCGCAGACGCAGGCACAGGTGGCGAAGGGGGTCCGGATGCCGCTGCGGGCGACGGTCCAGAAGCTGTGGGACGAGCGCGAACCGGGCCTGTCCTGGGGAGAATTCGTGAAGTTGGCCGACCGGGTGGGGTAG